Proteins encoded in a region of the Geoanaerobacter pelophilus genome:
- a CDS encoding Spy/CpxP family protein refolding chaperone yields the protein MKKVLIALLFVVSAAIPVYAQMDGMPMHDRAGHGHEGQGPMMEMGGMDHMGDMMGACLDNADKIGLTDEQVKKLTPIHREMKKKLIRSKADIKIAEMELMDIMEVKDFDLEKATAAVKKIADMKAAHHIEMLKSMKEVRSVLTEEQFQKMKKLHPMKKGTKAKQKKMMKK from the coding sequence ATGAAAAAGGTACTGATTGCCCTGCTGTTTGTGGTTAGCGCTGCAATACCTGTTTATGCCCAGATGGATGGCATGCCGATGCATGATCGTGCTGGTCATGGCCATGAAGGTCAGGGGCCGATGATGGAGATGGGCGGTATGGATCATATGGGCGACATGATGGGAGCTTGCCTGGATAATGCCGATAAAATTGGCCTTACTGATGAGCAGGTGAAGAAACTGACCCCTATTCACCGTGAGATGAAGAAAAAGCTGATTCGGAGCAAAGCTGATATTAAAATTGCCGAAATGGAACTTATGGATATCATGGAGGTGAAGGATTTCGACCTCGAAAAAGCCACCGCAGCGGTAAAAAAAATTGCTGATATGAAAGCGGCCCACCATATTGAAATGCTAAAATCTATGAAAGAAGTCCGGTCGGTCTTGACAGAAGAGCAGTTTCAGAAAATGAAGAAACTACACCCGATGAAAAAGGGGACTAAGGCAAAGCAAAAGAAAATGATGAAGAAATAG
- a CDS encoding bacteriohemerythrin, translating into MSIVEWEDKFNIGIHQIDKHHRHLIELLNMAYKAIIELQDKNQVRYLFHELLSYADYHFSAEEELMRSVGYHKLVPHMTEHEKFKAHLNGFLDKFLASEEIYNVEVVFFLEEWLLNHILLTDKEFAPAVKARTVG; encoded by the coding sequence ATGAGCATTGTGGAGTGGGAAGATAAATTCAACATTGGGATACATCAGATCGACAAACATCACCGACACCTAATCGAGTTACTCAATATGGCATATAAAGCCATTATTGAATTGCAGGACAAGAATCAGGTCAGGTATCTGTTTCACGAACTACTTTCTTATGCAGATTATCATTTCTCAGCAGAAGAAGAATTAATGCGGAGTGTTGGTTACCATAAACTGGTACCTCATATGACAGAACATGAAAAATTCAAGGCTCATTTAAATGGTTTTTTGGATAAATTCCTGGCGTCTGAGGAGATCTATAATGTCGAAGTTGTTTTCTTTCTGGAAGAGTGGCTGCTGAACCATATTTTACTTACAGACAAAGAGTTCGCACCTGCTGTCAAAGCCAGAACAGTTGGCTAA
- a CDS encoding transporter, whose protein sequence is MLDGFRKLSWLVFLSGIVLLPATVLAGEPLLTFGAGFEFTSGDYGTATRTNSVYAPVTIGFNPSDRLGLSLEIPYVYQSNTNVIAGQFRQMQGQQMGMQSVAGAMAGPGSGAGMGNNSLRSSANSDPSKAQSGIGDIILKAGYVLFQESDFLPQVRPAVSVKVPTADKNKGLGTGEFDEGVSVELSKWFGDWYTFLEPGYTIQGKSADLSLKNYVSCNGGFGYQVTDNFRPMLIIKGSSALADGLTELLEARLKLKYQATPHTGIEGYLAKGITTSSPDYGTGIAVFYDF, encoded by the coding sequence GTGTTAGATGGATTTAGAAAATTGTCATGGCTGGTATTCCTGTCCGGAATTGTATTATTACCTGCAACGGTGCTGGCTGGTGAGCCACTACTTACTTTTGGGGCTGGTTTCGAGTTCACTTCCGGAGATTACGGGACTGCGACGAGAACCAACTCGGTATATGCGCCGGTTACAATCGGGTTTAACCCATCTGACCGATTGGGATTGTCTCTTGAGATACCTTATGTCTACCAGAGCAATACCAATGTGATTGCCGGGCAGTTTCGCCAGATGCAGGGCCAGCAGATGGGCATGCAAAGTGTGGCCGGAGCAATGGCTGGCCCTGGCTCCGGAGCCGGCATGGGTAATAATTCGCTTCGCTCCAGTGCCAACAGTGACCCCTCAAAGGCTCAGAGCGGCATTGGCGATATTATTCTGAAAGCGGGCTATGTGCTATTTCAGGAGTCGGATTTCCTGCCACAGGTCCGCCCTGCTGTTTCGGTCAAGGTTCCCACTGCCGACAAAAACAAGGGGCTGGGCACCGGCGAGTTTGACGAAGGGGTCAGCGTTGAGCTGTCCAAGTGGTTTGGCGATTGGTATACCTTCCTTGAGCCAGGCTATACGATCCAGGGCAAATCAGCGGACCTGTCCCTGAAGAACTACGTCAGCTGTAACGGCGGGTTCGGATACCAGGTAACGGACAACTTTCGTCCGATGTTAATTATCAAAGGATCAAGTGCCTTGGCCGATGGTTTGACCGAGCTGCTCGAAGCCCGGCTGAAGCTGAAATACCAGGCGACTCCACATACCGGTATTGAAGGGTATCTTGCCAAGGGGATTACCACTTCAAGTCCTGATTACGGGACCGGAATAGCAGTTTTTTACGATTTCTAA
- a CDS encoding DNA-binding protein: MKKGRFLLLALGAFGMVCLMQGAALAGFGFGGDDTGKSGLDLNRGYDINTVTTMSGKVTTLPRQIEKEHVVIEIRSGHDPVSICVGPHAYWEAKGVLIKLNDELSVKGAIAQGQDGKTYLLAQKLMNKTTGTQVELRNEKGMPSWSGRNMNAAGSGRTDGGMRNQGGGMMRGGGGGMMRR, encoded by the coding sequence ATGAAAAAAGGTCGCTTTTTACTTCTCGCGCTCGGAGCCTTCGGGATGGTTTGCCTGATGCAGGGTGCTGCGCTTGCCGGTTTCGGTTTCGGTGGCGATGATACTGGAAAAAGCGGCCTTGACCTGAACCGCGGTTACGACATCAACACGGTAACGACGATGTCGGGCAAGGTTACAACGCTTCCCCGTCAGATCGAGAAGGAGCATGTCGTTATCGAAATCAGAAGCGGTCACGATCCGGTTAGCATCTGCGTAGGCCCCCACGCATACTGGGAAGCTAAAGGGGTATTGATCAAGCTGAATGACGAGCTGAGCGTCAAAGGGGCCATTGCCCAGGGACAGGATGGCAAGACGTACCTGCTGGCGCAAAAATTGATGAACAAAACAACGGGCACCCAGGTGGAGCTCCGTAATGAAAAAGGGATGCCTTCCTGGTCAGGGCGAAACATGAACGCCGCGGGTTCTGGGCGAACCGACGGGGGGATGCGCAATCAGGGTGGCGGCATGATGCGCGGTGGCGGTGGCGGGATGATGCGTCGTTGA